A window from Chelmon rostratus isolate fCheRos1 chromosome 13, fCheRos1.pri, whole genome shotgun sequence encodes these proteins:
- the cavin2a gene encoding caveolae-associated protein 2a — MDDASQAERSSVSSASNTTPQQQQQQPESTEVLIPSFAPSSVPSSPTPSSTLTRLGLKSPTAAAPSSPVDRGQVSAITVVALLDKLVNMLEAVQTNQQRMEQRQTNLEDAVRVVQGDVTRLSKTHVSTSNSVSKLLENSRKVSGHLKDVRGCMAKQAVQVKQLEANHSHLLKRNHFKVIIFQEDNEIPTSVAVKDSRRTPQPSQYDAESTLATASVTGSVDGTQGHEGLHTISTSSHEDDDLCVHREEEEEDLDCEGALSPSLSYETRADKFKRSSLKKVDSLKKAFSRQSIEKKVTQITTKIVPPEKREKIKKSFTPNHPKSPTAKSSSFKVSPMTFNVKKVRDGEATPDMGSPVEEAHVEIPAFDCSDEGSPLAEVHAQEGLSLEVHSPSAPESINAEPEVNGEAPSLDVQINGDHFAVLAVPENDEDVGEEEEEEEEEKEKDKSPVEAAADAQIPVETIAVEQVS; from the exons ATGGACGACGCGTCCCAAGCCGAGCGCAGCAGCGTCTCCAGCGCCTCCAACACCAccccgcagcagcagcagcagcagcccgaAAGCACCGAGGTTCTCATCCCGAGCTTCGCCCCGTCGTCCGTCCCCTCCTCCCCGACCCCGAGCAGCACCCTCACCCGGCTGGGCCTCAAGAGCCCGACCGCGGCCGCGCCGAGCAGCCCCGTCGACCGCGGCCAGGTGAGCGCCATCACCGTGGTGGCGCTGCTGGACAAGCTGGTCAACATGCTGGAGGCGGTGCAGACGAACCAGCAGCGGATGGAGCAGCGGCAGACCAACCTGGAGGACGCCGTGCGGGTCGTGCAGGGGGACGTGACCCGCCTGTCCAAGACCCACGTCAGCACCTCCAACAGCGTCAGCAAGCTGCTGGAGAACTCCCGCAAAGTCAGCGGGCACCTGAAGGATGTCCGCGGGTGCATGGCCAAGCAGGCggtgcaggtgaagcagctggaggcAAATCACAGCCACCTGCTGAAGAGGAACCACTTTAAAGTGATCATCTTCCAG GAAGACAATGAGATCCCCACCAGCGTGGCAGTCAAGGACTCCCGCAGGACCCCACAACCAAGCCAGTATGATGCAGAATCCACCCTGGCTACTGCATCTGTCACTGGCTCTGTTGATGGCACCCAGGGCCATGAGGGTCTTCACACCATTAGCACGTCCTCCCATGAAGATGATGATCTTTGCGTGCaccgagaggaggaggaggaagacctgGATTGCGAGGGCGCATTGAGCCCTTCCCTCTCATATGAGACAAGGGCCGACAAGTTCAAGCGCTCCAGCCTGAAGAAGGTTGATAGCCTGAAGAAGGCCTTCTCGCGCCAGAGCATCGAGAAGAAGGTGACCCAGATCACCACCAAGATTGTGCCACCGGAGAAGCGTGAGAAAATCAAGAAGAGCTTCACCCCCAACCATCCTAAGAGTCCGACTGCCAAGAGCTCCTCTTTCAAGGTGTCTCCCATGACTTTCAATGTGAAGAAGGTCAGAGATGGGGAGGCCACACCAGATATGGGCTCACCTGTGGAAGAAGCCCATGTGGAGATTCCTGCCTTCGATTGCTCGGATGAAGGCAGTCCCTTGGCAGAGGTGCATGCCCAGGAAGGTTTGTCTCTGGAGGTGCATAGTCCTTCTGCCCCAGAGAGCATAAATGCAGAGCCTGAGGTAAATGGAGAGGCACCAAGCCTTGATGTCCAGATCAATGGTGATCACTTTGCTGTCTTGGCAGTTCCAGAGAATGATGAAGATGttggcgaggaggaggaagaagaggaggaagaaaaggagaaagacaaaagcCCTGttgaggcagcagcagatgcCCAGATTCCAGTAGAAACGATTGCTGTAGAACAAGTGTCTTAA
- the LOC121616203 gene encoding C-X-C chemokine receptor type 2-like isoform X2 has product MTDFGAIYEELNFTYNYTEFIIDPETQPCNPFSFPDGVMIVISIFYILIFLLAIPGNLVVGLVIGLSKQSLPPSDLYLLHLAVADLLLAITLPFWATSVTKGWVFGDAVCKIVTILQELSFYSSILFLTCISMDRYMVIVRAMEARKANRQLVSWGVCAAVWTVGALLSLPGLFSSSFSSQNSHQPVCAELYDPSSADVWRLATRILRHSLGFVIPLAIMLPCYGVTIKRLLHIRGGFQRQRAMRVIVFVVVAFLLCWTPYHIAVMTDTFFRTKIVPYQCPARMAVDRAMFATQSLGLLHSCVNPVLYAFVGAKFRNRLAQIMRKMGIADRTSVSRSSRSSLSSEITSTFL; this is encoded by the exons ATGACTG ACTTTGGCGCCATATATGAAGAACTGAACTTCACTTACAATTACACAGAGTTCATCATTGACCCTGAAACGCAGCCCTGCAACCCATTCTCCTTCCCAGATGGGGTGATGATTGTTATCAGTATTTTTTACATCCTCATCTTTTTGTTGGCCATTCCTGGAAATCTGGTCGTGGGGCTGGTCATTGGCCTCAGCAAGCAGTCGCTGCCTCCCTCTGACCTCTACCTGCTCCACCTGGCAGTTGCGGACCTCCTGCTGGCCATTACCCTCCCATTCTGGGCCACCTCTGTTACGAAGGGTTGGGTGTTTGGAGACGCTGTTTGCAAAATTGTCACCATCCTCCAAGAGCTGAGCTTCTACTCCAGCATTCTCTTCCTGACTTGCATTAGCATGGACCGTTACATGGTGATCGTGCGAGCTATGGAGGCACGCAAGGCTAACCGACAGCTGGTCAGCTGGggagtgtgtgctgctgtctggaCTGTTGGAGCACTTCTGTCTCTGCCAGGGCTTTTCAgttcttccttctcttcccaAAACTCTCATCAGCCAGTGTGCGCTGAGCTATACGATCCCAGCAGTGCTGACGTGTGGCGGCTGGCCACCAGAATTCTCCGCCACAGTCTGGGTTTTGTCATCCCCTTGGCCATCATGCTGCCCTGCTATGGCGTGACCATCAAGCGCCTCCTTCACATCCGTGGGGGGTTTCAGCGGCAACGAGCCATGAGAGTGATTGTGTTCGTGGTTGTGGCCTTCCTGCTTTGCTGGACACCCTACCACATCGCGGTGATGACAGACACGTTTTTCAGGACAAAGATAGTGCCGTACCAGTGCCCAGCAAGGATGGCGGTGGATCGGGCCATGTTCGCCACCCAGAGCCTGGGCCTGCTTCACAGCTGCGTCAACCCCGTGCTGTACGCTTTTGTGGGAGCGAAGTTCAGGAACAGGCTGGCGCAGATCATGAGGAAGATGGGCATCGCGGACAGAACATCAGTGAGCCGAAGCAGCAGGTCGTCACTGTCATCTGAAATCACATCCACGTTCTTGTGA
- the LOC121616203 gene encoding C-X-C chemokine receptor type 2-like isoform X1, whose product MTDPNTSSFVIDFGAIYEELNFTYNYTEFIIDPETQPCNPFSFPDGVMIVISIFYILIFLLAIPGNLVVGLVIGLSKQSLPPSDLYLLHLAVADLLLAITLPFWATSVTKGWVFGDAVCKIVTILQELSFYSSILFLTCISMDRYMVIVRAMEARKANRQLVSWGVCAAVWTVGALLSLPGLFSSSFSSQNSHQPVCAELYDPSSADVWRLATRILRHSLGFVIPLAIMLPCYGVTIKRLLHIRGGFQRQRAMRVIVFVVVAFLLCWTPYHIAVMTDTFFRTKIVPYQCPARMAVDRAMFATQSLGLLHSCVNPVLYAFVGAKFRNRLAQIMRKMGIADRTSVSRSSRSSLSSEITSTFL is encoded by the exons ATGACTG ATCCAAACACATCTTCTTTTGTCATAGACTTTGGCGCCATATATGAAGAACTGAACTTCACTTACAATTACACAGAGTTCATCATTGACCCTGAAACGCAGCCCTGCAACCCATTCTCCTTCCCAGATGGGGTGATGATTGTTATCAGTATTTTTTACATCCTCATCTTTTTGTTGGCCATTCCTGGAAATCTGGTCGTGGGGCTGGTCATTGGCCTCAGCAAGCAGTCGCTGCCTCCCTCTGACCTCTACCTGCTCCACCTGGCAGTTGCGGACCTCCTGCTGGCCATTACCCTCCCATTCTGGGCCACCTCTGTTACGAAGGGTTGGGTGTTTGGAGACGCTGTTTGCAAAATTGTCACCATCCTCCAAGAGCTGAGCTTCTACTCCAGCATTCTCTTCCTGACTTGCATTAGCATGGACCGTTACATGGTGATCGTGCGAGCTATGGAGGCACGCAAGGCTAACCGACAGCTGGTCAGCTGGggagtgtgtgctgctgtctggaCTGTTGGAGCACTTCTGTCTCTGCCAGGGCTTTTCAgttcttccttctcttcccaAAACTCTCATCAGCCAGTGTGCGCTGAGCTATACGATCCCAGCAGTGCTGACGTGTGGCGGCTGGCCACCAGAATTCTCCGCCACAGTCTGGGTTTTGTCATCCCCTTGGCCATCATGCTGCCCTGCTATGGCGTGACCATCAAGCGCCTCCTTCACATCCGTGGGGGGTTTCAGCGGCAACGAGCCATGAGAGTGATTGTGTTCGTGGTTGTGGCCTTCCTGCTTTGCTGGACACCCTACCACATCGCGGTGATGACAGACACGTTTTTCAGGACAAAGATAGTGCCGTACCAGTGCCCAGCAAGGATGGCGGTGGATCGGGCCATGTTCGCCACCCAGAGCCTGGGCCTGCTTCACAGCTGCGTCAACCCCGTGCTGTACGCTTTTGTGGGAGCGAAGTTCAGGAACAGGCTGGCGCAGATCATGAGGAAGATGGGCATCGCGGACAGAACATCAGTGAGCCGAAGCAGCAGGTCGTCACTGTCATCTGAAATCACATCCACGTTCTTGTGA
- the nabp1a gene encoding SOSS complex subunit B2, giving the protein MATPTTEALFLIKDVKPGSKNLNIVFIVLEIGRVTKTKDGHEVRSCKVADKSGSIAISVWDELGSLIQPGDIIKLTRGYASIWKGCLTLYTGRGGDLQKIGEFCMVYSEVPNFSEPNPELLAQPNQQNKSGKPDQNQRGNSPPNQNSGTTAPPGNGAMPPFANNNPPPGAPRDPAFGGIGRPNGRSPGNGAPPVTVAGPPTAAKSSVTISNGRDPRRAKR; this is encoded by the exons ATGGCAACCCCCACAACCGAGGCCTTGTTTTTGATAAAGGATGTGAAGCCCGGGTCGAAGAACTTGAATATCGTATTCATTGTATTGGAAATAG GACGAGTAACCAAAACGAAAGATGGTCATGAGGTCCGCTCATGTAAGGTGGCAGACAAGAGCGGGAGCATTGCCATCTCTGTTTGGGACGAGCTCGGCAGCCTTATTCAGCCAGGGGACATCATCAAGCTGACCAGAGG CTATGCATCCATATGGAAAGGCTGCCTGACCCTATACACTGGACGAGGAGGGGATCTGCAGAAGATCGGAGA GTTCTGCATGGTGTATTCAGAAGTGCCCAACTTCAGTGAACCAAACCCAGAGCTTCTAGCCCAACCAAATCAGCAGAACAAGTCT GGTAAGCCAGACCAGAATCAGAGGGGAAACTCTCCACCCAATCAGAATTCAGGTACCACTGCCCCACCAG GTAACGGTGCCATGCCGCCATTTGCTAACAACAACCCACCACCTGGTGCACCCCGTGACCCTGCGTTTGGAGGCATTGGGCGACCCAACGGTCGGTCACCTGGCAACGGAGCACCTCCGGTAACTGTTGCAGGGCCGCCAACAGCAGCAAAGTCTTCAGTTACCATTAGCAACGGCAGGGACCCACGGCGTGCCAAAAGATGA